In a single window of the Planctomycetia bacterium genome:
- the rny gene encoding ribonuclease Y, which produces MAVLFAVLALAAGSGIVVLLQTLKGKTIKNAAEQEAKRMTREAATKAQEITRSAEVEAKATFLSRQEEFEKQANVTRNEIREAEKRLDKREDQLERQIDTLNIKERNIEKAELAIKEKRADTDKKSAEIDEILARRRADLLKAAQLTMDEARKALLQQLEHELEQECAELIQKRVTEAQDEAEEKSREIVITAIQRYAAGHTSASTVSTIDIPSDEMKGRIIGREGRNIRAFEKASGVDIIVDDTPGVIEVTCFDPVKREVAKQALNKLIHDGRIHPTRIEEVVAEVQANMEKELMEIGKKAAVESNVQGMHKKLIDLLGRLNFRTSYGQNVLRHSIEVAYLCQIMADELKLDGALARRCGLLHDIGKAVDHEIEGGHPAIGEEIARKLGERPEVLNAIAGHHGDVPATSPYTPLVAAADAISAARPGSRREALERYIKRLEQLEGIALGFHGVRQAYAIQAGREVRVIVDANNVDDANAMRIAREVAQKIEAEMTYPGEIKVTLLREVRAVEYAR; this is translated from the coding sequence ATGGCGGTGCTTTTTGCGGTCCTGGCCCTTGCGGCCGGCAGTGGGATTGTCGTCCTGCTCCAGACGCTCAAGGGAAAGACCATCAAGAACGCCGCCGAGCAGGAAGCCAAGAGGATGACCCGCGAGGCCGCTACCAAGGCCCAGGAGATCACCCGCTCGGCTGAAGTCGAGGCCAAGGCAACGTTTCTAAGTCGTCAGGAAGAGTTCGAGAAGCAGGCCAACGTCACCCGCAACGAGATTCGAGAGGCGGAAAAGCGACTCGACAAACGCGAAGACCAGCTTGAAAGGCAGATCGACACTCTCAATATCAAAGAACGGAACATCGAGAAGGCCGAGCTGGCGATCAAGGAAAAGCGGGCCGACACGGACAAGAAATCGGCGGAAATCGATGAGATTCTCGCCAGACGCCGGGCCGATCTGCTCAAGGCCGCCCAGCTCACCATGGACGAGGCGCGCAAGGCCCTGCTCCAGCAGCTCGAGCACGAGCTCGAGCAGGAATGCGCCGAGCTGATTCAGAAGCGCGTCACCGAGGCTCAGGACGAGGCTGAGGAGAAGTCACGCGAGATCGTCATCACCGCCATTCAGCGGTATGCCGCCGGTCATACTTCGGCCTCGACGGTCAGCACCATCGATATCCCCAGCGACGAGATGAAGGGCCGCATCATCGGGCGAGAAGGCCGAAACATCCGCGCTTTTGAAAAGGCCAGCGGCGTGGACATCATCGTGGACGACACGCCTGGCGTCATTGAGGTCACCTGTTTCGACCCGGTGAAGCGCGAAGTCGCCAAGCAGGCACTGAACAAGCTCATCCATGACGGCCGCATCCACCCCACGCGCATCGAGGAAGTCGTGGCTGAGGTGCAGGCCAACATGGAAAAGGAGCTGATGGAGATCGGCAAGAAGGCCGCCGTGGAGTCGAACGTCCAGGGCATGCACAAGAAGCTGATCGACCTGCTCGGCAGGCTGAACTTCCGCACGAGTTACGGGCAAAACGTCCTCCGCCATTCCATCGAGGTCGCCTATCTCTGCCAGATCATGGCGGATGAGCTCAAGCTCGACGGCGCCCTGGCTCGGCGGTGCGGACTGCTGCACGACATCGGCAAGGCGGTCGATCACGAGATCGAAGGCGGTCACCCGGCCATCGGCGAAGAGATTGCCCGCAAGCTCGGCGAGCGTCCTGAGGTGCTTAATGCCATCGCCGGTCACCACGGCGATGTCCCCGCGACCAGCCCCTATACGCCGCTCGTTGCCGCCGCCGACGCCATCAGCGCGGCCCGGCCGGGAAGCCGGCGCGAAGCGCTGGAGCGCTACATCAAGCGGCTGGAGCAACTCGAAGGGATCGCCCTCGGGTTCCACGGCGTCCGACAGGCCTACGCCATCCAGGCGGGCCGCGAG